A window from Cryptomeria japonica chromosome 1, Sugi_1.0, whole genome shotgun sequence encodes these proteins:
- the LOC131857523 gene encoding uncharacterized protein LOC131857523: protein MEQSGKDPEHGEKDNKQNEESKEDKIELVSDKFESKRDKKYADNKEEGDNFNLVSNSQDLDKETDWFQEAQPDNILDQGLLEISLASPVKVKLTFPEEKVPKWGDEEDIKKAPGKSETKQEEEEAWGCEGATYFSRKTFKCKKEINGNKQKYCKWNSKNHL from the exons ATGGAGCAGAGTGGTAAGGATCCAGAGCATGGAGAAAAAGACAATAAACAGAATGAGGAATCGAAAGAGGATAAGATAGAGTTAGTCTCAGATAAGTTTGAGAGTAAAAGAGATAAAAAATACGCagataacaaagaggaaggagataattttAACCTTGTATCAAATTCTCAGGATCTAGATAAAGAAACAGATTGGTTCCAAGAGGCCCAACCTGATAACATTCTGGATCAAGGGCTGTTGGAAATCTCATTAGCTTCCCCAGTAAAAGTAAAGCTGACCTTTCCGGAGGAAAAAgtaccaaaatggggagatgaggaagacatcaaaaaggcaccGGGGAAGAGTGAAACAAAGcaggaggaagaagaa GCTTGGGGATGTGAGGGCGCAacatacttctccaggaagacattcAAATGCAAAAAAGAGATCAATGGAAACAAGCAGAAATATTGCAAATggaactcaaagaaccatctttga